The Parachlamydia acanthamoebae genome has a window encoding:
- a CDS encoding RNA-binding domain-containing protein, translating into MDLNDLKTVILRGEDSRHQFKEDIRNGDSLAAEMVAFSNSRGGYIFIGVSNKGDLVGLSSMDVDRINQLISNSASQHVKSPITIHTENISVRADRVVIVLTVPEGIDKPYFDNQGVIWLKSGADKRRIHSKEELRRLFQEVDLIHADEVPTRAGVEVINSKHLQDFLRDVFHEVLPDSSTERLRLLENMNLSTNNQLNLAGLLLFGDKPQLYKPEFVVKAVTFAGTNIGDSYLDSEDFEGALPAIFQGALSFIMRNLHKIQKQRGVNTIGAPEIPQVVFEELLVNALIHRDYFVSAPIRLFIFEDRIEIINPGNLPDHLTIEKIRAGNSIQRNPILASFAAKGLLPYRGLGTGVRRALQDWPQIQFTDDRDGCLFTSIVTRIKVHDLKNKDALKVQVEFENAPINAPLSDLQEQILDIIREDSKVSYEFLMMKLGKDRTTIMRNIQKLKEMGMVRRSGSKKTGSWEIL; encoded by the coding sequence ATGGATCTAAACGACCTGAAAACAGTCATTTTACGAGGCGAAGATAGTCGTCACCAATTCAAAGAAGATATTCGCAATGGGGATTCTTTAGCTGCAGAGATGGTGGCATTTTCGAATTCGCGTGGTGGTTACATTTTCATTGGTGTATCGAATAAAGGGGATTTAGTTGGCCTTTCTAGCATGGATGTAGATAGGATCAATCAACTTATCAGCAATAGTGCGAGTCAGCATGTAAAAAGTCCGATTACGATTCATACGGAAAATATTTCTGTAAGAGCCGATCGAGTGGTGATTGTGTTGACGGTTCCCGAAGGGATCGATAAACCTTATTTTGATAACCAAGGTGTCATTTGGTTAAAAAGCGGAGCAGACAAAAGAAGGATTCATTCTAAAGAGGAGCTAAGACGTCTTTTTCAGGAAGTAGATCTCATACATGCTGACGAAGTTCCAACACGAGCGGGGGTCGAGGTTATAAATTCAAAGCACCTTCAGGATTTTCTTAGAGATGTTTTTCATGAAGTCTTACCTGATTCAAGTACGGAAAGGCTTAGACTTCTCGAAAATATGAACCTATCCACCAATAACCAGCTAAATCTTGCCGGTCTTCTTTTGTTTGGTGATAAACCACAGCTCTATAAACCAGAATTTGTAGTTAAAGCCGTCACGTTTGCTGGTACAAATATAGGCGATAGTTATTTAGATAGTGAAGATTTTGAGGGAGCGCTTCCAGCTATTTTCCAAGGAGCGTTGTCGTTCATCATGCGAAATTTACATAAAATTCAAAAACAGAGGGGAGTTAACACAATTGGGGCACCAGAAATTCCTCAAGTTGTATTTGAAGAACTTTTAGTCAATGCCTTGATTCACCGCGATTATTTCGTCAGTGCACCTATAAGGCTGTTTATTTTTGAGGATCGAATCGAGATCATTAATCCAGGCAATTTACCCGACCATCTCACTATCGAAAAAATTCGCGCGGGAAATTCTATTCAACGCAACCCCATTTTAGCTTCTTTTGCTGCTAAAGGGTTGCTTCCGTATCGAGGCCTTGGAACTGGAGTAAGGCGTGCGCTGCAAGATTGGCCGCAAATTCAATTTACTGATGATCGAGATGGGTGTCTTTTCACCTCTATAGTAACAAGAATAAAGGTGCATGACTTGAAAAATAAAGATGCATTAAAGGTGCAAGTTGAATTTGAAAATGCACCTATAAATGCACCTTTATCCGATTTGCAGGAGCAAATTTTGGACATTATTCGCGAGGATTCAAAAGTGTCTTATGAATTTCTTATGATGAAGCTTGGCAAGGATCGGACTACAATTATGCGAAATATTCAAAAATTGAAGGAAATGGGAATGGTTCGACGATCTGGATCAAAAAAGACCGGCTCTTGGGAAATTTTGTAA
- a CDS encoding proline iminopeptidase-family hydrolase encodes MFNLLKISLSIFITLFFGSFAFAEETEEDLKAAKLNGAEFVHLDNGFKVWTKRVGNDRVKILTLHGGPGHTHEYLECMENYFSKDQFQIIFYDQLGSYHSDQPNDPSLWTIDRFCEEVEQIRKALNLNDFYLYGHSWGGLLAIEYSLKYQSHLKGVILAGITGSADSYVTHYNHLISNLPSSIKNSLKLYEEAGDTQNPAYEKLLFDEVYSKYLCRLKPWPDSLLRSFRHLNTQVYNVIQGPNEYIITGNSKDWSRWADLPKITIPTLLICGRYDAMDPNDLEKMGSLIPNSRTKVCENGSHCAFYDDSDVYFETIHNFLKDVEGCKRKLGD; translated from the coding sequence ATGTTCAACCTTTTAAAAATATCATTGTCAATATTCATAACGCTATTTTTTGGATCTTTTGCATTTGCAGAAGAAACTGAAGAAGATTTAAAGGCGGCTAAATTAAATGGAGCAGAGTTTGTTCATTTAGATAACGGCTTTAAGGTTTGGACAAAACGTGTAGGAAATGATCGGGTTAAAATACTTACACTGCACGGAGGACCTGGTCACACACATGAATACCTTGAGTGTATGGAGAATTATTTTTCTAAAGATCAATTTCAGATAATTTTTTATGATCAGTTAGGTTCATACCATTCCGATCAACCAAACGACCCATCTCTTTGGACAATTGACCGCTTTTGTGAGGAGGTAGAACAAATTAGAAAAGCATTAAATCTCAATGATTTTTATCTTTACGGACATTCTTGGGGAGGTCTATTAGCCATTGAATATTCCTTAAAGTATCAAAGTCATTTAAAAGGAGTTATCCTTGCTGGGATTACTGGGAGCGCAGATTCTTATGTCACACATTATAATCATTTAATTTCAAATCTACCTTCGTCAATAAAAAACAGCTTAAAATTATATGAAGAAGCTGGTGATACTCAAAATCCAGCCTATGAGAAGCTTTTATTTGATGAAGTTTATTCTAAATATCTATGTCGGTTAAAACCATGGCCAGATTCCCTTTTAAGATCATTTCGTCATTTAAATACTCAAGTTTATAATGTAATTCAGGGTCCAAACGAATATATAATTACGGGTAATTCTAAAGACTGGAGTCGATGGGCTGATCTCCCAAAAATTACCATTCCTACCCTCCTTATATGTGGACGATATGATGCAATGGACCCGAATGATTTAGAAAAAATGGGATCGTTGATTCCAAATTCTAGAACAAAAGTATGTGAAAATGGAAGTCACTGTGCCTTTTATGACGACTCAGATGTTTATTTTGAAACAATTCATAATTTCTTAAAGGACGTTGAGGGATGTAAAAGAAAATTAGGGGATTAG
- a CDS encoding GNAT family N-acetyltransferase has product MTLQKIIIRKYKPEDAQALADIYYNTIHQINIQHYTEEQVKVWAPETTLESSRWAKKFERTNPFVAIIDNIIVGFAEFIPDGHIDCFYCHHNWIGKGVGAALMGAILEQARALNIARIFVEASITAKPFFEKHGFNTVSKQTVVLAGIELTNYVMERRLNVSV; this is encoded by the coding sequence ATGACATTACAAAAAATTATTATTAGAAAATATAAACCTGAAGACGCTCAGGCTTTAGCAGATATTTATTACAACACCATCCATCAAATTAATATTCAACATTACACAGAAGAACAGGTTAAAGTCTGGGCTCCTGAGACTACTCTGGAGTCGAGTAGATGGGCAAAGAAATTTGAAAGGACCAACCCATTTGTTGCAATTATTGATAACATAATAGTAGGTTTTGCTGAATTTATACCAGACGGACATATCGATTGTTTTTATTGCCATCACAATTGGATTGGAAAAGGGGTTGGGGCCGCACTAATGGGAGCCATTCTTGAACAAGCGCGTGCGCTTAATATTGCTCGTATTTTTGTAGAAGCGAGTATCACTGCGAAACCGTTTTTTGAAAAACATGGCTTCAATACTGTCTCCAAGCAAACAGTGGTTCTTGCTGGAATAGAGCTCACAAATTATGTAATGGAGCGCCGCTTGAATGTGTCTGTTTAG
- a CDS encoding phosphotransferase, with the protein MKLLNRIWPFVAILTVEHVPSIASEEIYDGMSPWLMCQVKTAIHDYFDVHERRNIQIKPLKGGYSATSLLLDVAGKNYVLRVIKESEPPLRVKTELYPMQHAAASGIAPAIYWIGADGHAILMDYIAGGTLNIETSKKHDVIVRVAEAMRKVHTLPKNPFMALSFEERMEKFYQEHLQESNNRNIFESAMTIIREGSTKLQSLGSCLTNTHGDLSPRNILASDQRVYFIDWSEGMYTDPFQDLAYYSILMDYNSNENALLLQSYLQKDPTAEEMTRFLIAKKMNFARLALGTQNIGNMLSSEKENKILPPLPLKEWSYYISAFANNDSVLPAEFFWEFAQVALKLADSIEICH; encoded by the coding sequence ATGAAACTTTTAAATAGAATATGGCCTTTTGTTGCAATTTTAACGGTGGAGCATGTCCCGTCGATCGCATCAGAGGAGATCTATGATGGAATGTCACCATGGTTGATGTGTCAGGTGAAAACCGCCATACATGATTACTTTGATGTGCATGAACGAAGGAACATCCAAATAAAGCCACTGAAAGGAGGCTACTCTGCTACAAGCTTACTTTTGGATGTCGCAGGAAAAAATTATGTTTTACGTGTGATCAAAGAATCTGAACCTCCTCTTAGAGTCAAAACAGAGCTCTATCCAATGCAGCATGCCGCAGCATCTGGGATTGCCCCTGCAATCTACTGGATAGGGGCAGACGGGCATGCTATTCTAATGGACTATATTGCCGGAGGAACGCTCAATATTGAGACAAGTAAAAAACACGACGTGATAGTAAGAGTGGCAGAAGCCATGCGTAAAGTACATACTCTACCAAAAAATCCATTTATGGCACTTTCCTTCGAAGAACGTATGGAAAAATTCTATCAGGAACATTTACAAGAATCAAACAACCGTAACATCTTTGAATCTGCCATGACTATTATTCGAGAAGGATCCACTAAGCTACAAAGTCTTGGATCCTGTTTAACGAATACTCATGGAGACTTAAGTCCACGCAATATTTTAGCTTCAGATCAAAGAGTTTACTTTATCGACTGGAGCGAAGGCATGTATACCGATCCATTTCAGGATCTGGCATATTATTCTATCCTCATGGATTATAATTCTAATGAGAATGCCTTGTTGTTGCAAAGCTATTTGCAAAAAGACCCTACAGCAGAAGAAATGACAAGATTTCTAATTGCAAAAAAAATGAACTTTGCACGTTTGGCGCTGGGGACTCAAAATATTGGAAACATGCTCAGCTCAGAGAAAGAGAATAAGATCTTACCACCTCTTCCTCTCAAAGAGTGGTCATACTATATTAGCGCTTTTGCTAATAATGATAGCGTTCTGCCAGCAGAATTTTTTTGGGAATTTGCTCAGGTGGCTTTAAAATTAGCTGATTCAATTGAAATTTGCCATTAA